From the genome of Polyangiaceae bacterium, one region includes:
- a CDS encoding PqqD family peptide modification chaperone has product MSADMWQCSLGPASHVVGRRLDETFFIVNLETNAVFELNGTGTEIWLWIEEKHSLDGCLDHLRAKFDVDASVLKEQVESLVAQLLREGLLASERRVPSVEVVGPARNVSNLPPGTWVLRWEPDAGKPRIDVGDGEAPDALEVFETPAGDIVLFDGYLFDMPSGGRLAAARHVADAYAERAENFLHALRGGFFTAVWDRKNNRLVAGRDGMGLHPCYYFWNERLLLMSSSVDALLAQPEVSKQPHVTRIAEYLLVTSFSHHLHETFYRDIRRVPPAHMLEVRGTTMRVVRYWNPLPLGFSWATEDELAQFESTLRRAVERCISVGAQALAMSGGFDSVGIAAVAADLRGPDVPPLSALSVRFPDTECNEEVTQARVARVLGMPQHFRTVNPAALDEDFVASALAQSAGNSGPVLGLWQGLYSTLFVTARDLGLRRILFGTGGDEMLVVDTRYAHDLFLHGDVHGLVEFTRAWQRTSPFSAFHVAQFILWQAALKPILISGARRVGGAYGAKIYHLVRNRLHPLSVPLREGVVKDIQDRARKSVSVELGPGEGRYVEAMRDLPQTPSLSLELEQGREWAGRFGVRILYPFFDRDFVELALRVHPRHLYQGGRMKGPLRELVTRKLPSVMMPVRKVDFTVLGRDVLRRFGRNTWSRLRGATKLSELGIVDPRAADELMEQFFSGRSERWVPVWQLLSTEAWLAARFARS; this is encoded by the coding sequence ATGAGTGCGGACATGTGGCAGTGCTCGCTCGGCCCGGCATCGCACGTGGTCGGTCGCCGGCTCGACGAAACGTTTTTCATCGTGAATCTCGAAACCAATGCCGTATTCGAGCTGAATGGGACGGGGACCGAAATATGGCTTTGGATCGAGGAAAAGCATTCATTGGATGGATGCCTCGATCACCTGCGCGCGAAGTTCGACGTGGATGCGTCTGTGCTGAAGGAGCAAGTCGAATCGCTCGTGGCGCAACTTCTTCGCGAGGGACTGCTCGCATCGGAAAGACGCGTGCCATCGGTCGAGGTGGTCGGGCCAGCGCGTAATGTATCGAATTTACCTCCGGGTACGTGGGTATTGCGATGGGAGCCCGATGCAGGCAAACCTCGAATCGACGTGGGCGATGGGGAAGCGCCGGATGCGCTGGAAGTGTTTGAAACGCCTGCGGGCGATATCGTCCTCTTTGACGGATATCTCTTCGATATGCCCTCGGGCGGACGCTTGGCCGCGGCGCGGCACGTTGCCGACGCATATGCGGAACGAGCCGAAAACTTTTTGCATGCATTGCGAGGTGGGTTTTTTACGGCCGTATGGGACCGGAAAAACAACCGTCTGGTTGCCGGGCGCGACGGCATGGGTTTGCACCCGTGTTATTATTTTTGGAATGAACGGCTGCTTTTGATGTCGTCGTCCGTGGATGCCCTGCTCGCGCAACCCGAGGTGTCGAAGCAGCCACACGTGACACGAATTGCAGAATATCTTCTGGTTACATCCTTTTCGCACCATTTGCATGAAACGTTTTATAGGGATATACGCCGCGTGCCGCCTGCGCACATGCTCGAAGTGCGCGGGACGACGATGCGGGTCGTTCGTTACTGGAATCCATTGCCGCTTGGATTTTCGTGGGCCACCGAAGACGAGCTTGCGCAATTCGAGAGCACGTTGCGTCGCGCGGTCGAGCGATGCATATCAGTCGGAGCGCAAGCGCTCGCGATGAGCGGTGGTTTCGATTCGGTAGGTATTGCTGCCGTTGCCGCAGATTTACGCGGGCCCGATGTTCCGCCGTTATCAGCGCTGTCGGTGCGTTTTCCGGATACCGAGTGCAACGAAGAGGTGACCCAAGCCCGCGTCGCTCGAGTGCTCGGGATGCCGCAGCATTTTCGCACGGTGAATCCCGCGGCGCTCGACGAGGATTTCGTGGCATCGGCGCTCGCGCAATCCGCGGGAAATTCCGGTCCCGTTCTGGGATTGTGGCAGGGCCTTTATTCCACGCTGTTCGTCACGGCGCGAGACTTGGGACTGCGCCGCATCCTTTTCGGCACGGGCGGCGACGAAATGCTCGTGGTCGACACGCGATACGCTCATGACTTGTTTTTGCACGGAGATGTGCACGGGCTCGTCGAGTTCACTCGGGCCTGGCAGCGAACGTCGCCGTTTTCAGCTTTTCACGTCGCGCAATTCATTCTCTGGCAGGCGGCCTTGAAACCCATTCTCATAAGTGGAGCGCGACGGGTGGGAGGTGCATATGGTGCCAAAATTTACCACCTGGTGCGAAATCGATTACACCCTCTCTCGGTGCCGCTTCGAGAAGGAGTGGTGAAAGACATACAGGATCGCGCTCGAAAGTCGGTTTCTGTGGAACTTGGGCCGGGAGAAGGCCGATATGTGGAGGCGATGCGTGATTTGCCGCAAACGCCGTCTCTCAGCCTCGAGCTGGAGCAGGGGCGCGAGTGGGCGGGGCGATTTGGAGTACGTATCCTCTATCCTTTTTTCGATCGAGATTTCGTCGAGCTTGCATTACGCGTCCATCCGCGGCACCTTTATCAAGGTGGGCGCATGAAAGGCCCTTTGCGAGAACTGGTTACGAGGAAGCTGCCGTCGGTGATGATGCCCGTGCGCAAAGTCGACTTTACCGTTCTCGGACGCGATGTTTTGCGTCGATTCGGAAGAAACACGTGGAGTCGTCTGCGAGGGGCGACGAAGCTTTCGGAACTTGGTATCGTGGACCCGCGCGCGGCCGACGAGCTCATGGAGCAATTTTTTTCTGGTAGATCTGAACGTTGGGTGCCCGTGTGGCAACTGCTAAGCACGGAGGCATGGCTCGCCGCACGCTTTGCTCGATCGTGA
- a CDS encoding lasso peptide biosynthesis B2 protein, producing the protein MFTGVSLVARAFELRIRLARRIPAEALPRILEDLTPAHMPSEKTPLSEVWRVLRLVEALCRRMRVVPDTCLYRALTRYALLRRSGHAATFVMGMDPRAREGLTAHAWVELDGAPYQEALDARMVVTYVYPGERATR; encoded by the coding sequence ATGTTTACCGGAGTGTCTCTTGTGGCTCGGGCGTTCGAGCTGCGGATTCGGCTTGCGAGGCGTATCCCTGCTGAAGCGCTGCCGCGGATTCTCGAGGATTTGACGCCGGCGCATATGCCATCCGAAAAGACGCCTTTGTCCGAGGTATGGCGTGTGCTCAGGTTGGTCGAGGCGTTATGCAGGCGCATGCGTGTCGTACCGGATACGTGCTTGTATCGAGCGCTTACGCGTTATGCATTGCTTCGTCGGTCCGGTCATGCTGCGACGTTCGTGATGGGGATGGATCCGCGAGCGCGTGAAGGTTTGACTGCGCATGCATGGGTGGAGCTCGATGGGGCGCCATACCAGGAAGCGCTGGACGCGCGGATGGTCGTCACGTACGTTTATCCCGGCGAGCGCGCAACACGATGA
- a CDS encoding PqqD family protein, with product MKERFSPSRDVLFTQLDDGSGVLLNLGSGLYYTLNRAGVVVWKALAEGECDMLELGRRLCASFEVDAAEAEREAARLLGELRRDGLVRTL from the coding sequence ATGAAGGAACGTTTTTCTCCAAGCCGCGACGTGCTTTTTACGCAGCTCGACGATGGCAGCGGCGTTTTACTGAATCTAGGTTCGGGACTTTATTACACGTTGAATCGGGCGGGCGTCGTCGTGTGGAAAGCGCTTGCCGAAGGCGAATGCGACATGTTGGAGCTTGGGCGGCGGCTTTGCGCCTCGTTCGAGGTCGACGCAGCCGAAGCCGAGCGCGAAGCGGCGCGACTCCTGGGCGAGCTGCGAAGAGACGGGCTGGTGCGAACCCTCTAG
- a CDS encoding thioredoxin family protein: MTKHASQSKPRRGKASRRKPSAGSWASLAAAGGAILGLVGLLYASCNDSAPKPEPEVQAAPNVAATPTVAPTVATTVAPQPAAPKPAAEDWNDTQIAWQSYEAGISRAKTENKPVCLVFFTNWCPHCRNYSKIFSDPRIVARAKEFIMIRLNADDVPAISNAHSPDGAYVPRTFFLGPDGKMLADVHAPRPQYVHFYDEHNPESLLAGMNAALRKIRAM, encoded by the coding sequence GTGACGAAACACGCATCGCAAAGCAAGCCTCGACGCGGCAAGGCATCGCGCCGCAAACCCTCCGCAGGCTCGTGGGCCAGTCTCGCGGCCGCAGGCGGAGCGATCCTCGGGCTCGTGGGATTGCTTTATGCGTCGTGCAATGACAGTGCGCCCAAGCCCGAGCCCGAGGTGCAAGCAGCGCCGAACGTGGCGGCCACACCGACGGTCGCCCCGACGGTGGCCACGACCGTAGCGCCACAACCAGCGGCCCCCAAACCTGCAGCGGAAGACTGGAACGACACCCAGATCGCGTGGCAATCGTACGAAGCTGGCATTTCACGGGCCAAAACCGAAAACAAACCGGTTTGTCTGGTATTCTTTACCAACTGGTGCCCCCATTGCCGCAATTATAGCAAGATCTTTTCGGATCCCCGCATCGTTGCCCGTGCGAAAGAGTTCATCATGATTCGCCTGAATGCCGACGATGTTCCCGCCATCAGCAACGCGCATTCGCCCGACGGAGCGTACGTGCCGCGCACGTTCTTCCTTGGGCCCGACGGCAAAATGCTCGCCGACGTGCACGCGCCGCGCCCGCAATACGTTCACTTTTACGACGAGCACAATCCCGAATCGCTGCTCGCCGGAATGAACGCAGCCCTGCGAAAAATTCGGGCGATGTAA
- a CDS encoding DUF309 domain-containing protein, producing MESETESVSESDTQNAASVDREVEFNRGLEAYRAHCHFDAHDIWTVVYQGEQNETTRRFLQALIQVTNAMHKVRHNGELRGALHLLERALLKLDELPDVYGGIDLATFRDATRACLAEVARLLSIKSVDLAVSFIPPLNLVEPGPTLERRTAVPQGADPGKLLAEGLEAYRNGRYFDAHELWEESRRPRPEGIVRNTLTGLILIATAMHKLYRAKSPSSATQLLELALDKLRETPEGTLGLSVADLVGNLERIHAELEQVASQSPAQIDVQIDPGFVAQIHIAS from the coding sequence ATGGAAAGCGAGACCGAGAGCGTCAGCGAGAGTGACACCCAAAACGCAGCGAGCGTCGATCGGGAGGTCGAGTTCAATCGCGGGCTCGAAGCCTACCGCGCGCATTGCCATTTCGATGCGCACGACATCTGGACAGTCGTTTATCAGGGTGAGCAAAACGAGACCACGCGCCGTTTTCTCCAGGCACTCATTCAAGTCACCAACGCGATGCACAAGGTCCGCCACAACGGCGAGCTGCGTGGCGCCCTCCACTTGCTCGAACGCGCCTTGCTCAAGCTCGACGAGCTCCCCGACGTCTACGGCGGCATCGACCTGGCCACGTTCCGCGATGCAACACGCGCCTGCTTGGCCGAAGTCGCCCGCTTGCTCTCCATCAAAAGCGTCGACCTTGCCGTTTCATTCATTCCCCCGCTGAACCTCGTCGAGCCCGGTCCCACGCTCGAACGTCGCACCGCCGTGCCGCAAGGGGCCGACCCCGGTAAACTCTTGGCCGAGGGCCTCGAAGCTTATCGCAATGGGCGGTACTTCGACGCTCACGAGCTTTGGGAAGAAAGCCGGCGCCCACGCCCGGAAGGCATCGTCCGCAATACCCTCACCGGCTTGATTCTCATTGCTACGGCGATGCACAAACTCTACCGCGCGAAAAGCCCATCCAGCGCCACGCAACTGCTCGAGCTCGCGCTCGACAAGCTACGCGAAACCCCCGAAGGCACGCTTGGCCTTTCCGTCGCAGACCTCGTGGGCAATCTCGAACGCATTCACGCCGAGCTCGAACAGGTCGCATCGCAAAGCCCCGCGCAAATCGACGTTCAGATCGACCCCGGCTTCGTCGCGCAAATCCACATCGCGTCCTGA